In the genome of Chrysiogenes arsenatis DSM 11915, the window CTCGTTATTCCCACTCGTGCTGGGCGCCCGCTAGCAAACGGAGCGGATCGTATCCCTGGAAATTATTGTAGTCGATAATGCGTTGCACCATTTCGACGTACTCTTCACCGAGTTCGGAATAACGACGTAAATGCTGTGCCAGTTCGAGCGGATTGCGGGTCACTTCGCGCGCTTCGCGAAATTCCTTGTACGCCCGATTGGTGTTCAGGTTGTAAAAATACGCTTGAACAGAGTCTTCGAGTGATTCAAAAATGCGCAATTCATGGGATTTTCCTCCTTCGCGCCCAGCGGGAACCATCCCTTGACCGACAAGATACGTCCAGTGACCGAAGATGTTATTCCCTTCCATCGCAAAGCGGCTGGTTCCCCAAGCCGACTCTATGGCTGCTTGCGCCAACACGAGGCTCACCGGAATGGTGTCAACCCGCCGCAATAGCTTTTCTACCCCGTCATCTG includes:
- a CDS encoding glucosaminidase domain-containing protein, with the protein product MGRESRFEWIGVATISAALIAVLCWVVFTSPVGKTLATGESNDDMLAGTVAPPALRVVPDADEYLAMIDLESGVVPPLTMESLPPNLELLPVPQKKEAFIKLLLPPILRANEQYALLREQIQHGIFDDSLYEEFKLNPDDGVEKLLRRVDTIPVSLVLAQAAIESAWGTSRFAMEGNNIFGHWTYLVGQGMVPAGREGGKSHELRIFESLEDSVQAYFYNLNTNRAYKEFREAREVTRNPLELAQHLRRYSELGEEYVEMVQRIIDYNNFQGYDPLRLLAGAQHEWE